A window from Enterocloster bolteae encodes these proteins:
- the mreC gene encoding rod shape-determining protein MreC: METKHSKYILAGLTVLCVLLICITSLKDGIMEPLRTGVGYFLIPIQTGVNAVGTGIYNELKDYGSLKDALRENEELKTQIVQLTEDNNRLQAEQFELDRLRKLYELDQDYMQYDKIGARVIARDSEKWFQVFRINKGSADGVAVDMNVVADGGLVGIVTDVGANYATVRSIIDDSSRVGAMKLDSSYNCIVAGDLTLYEEGRLKLTDFSKDAVLRDGDQIVTSNISTKFLPGILVGYAADVSIDPDHLTQSGYLIPVADFNNLQEVLIITDIKDTGEAAAQ; encoded by the coding sequence ATGGAAACCAAACACAGTAAATATATTCTGGCAGGACTTACGGTGCTGTGCGTACTGCTCATCTGCATCACATCCCTGAAGGACGGCATCATGGAACCCCTGCGCACCGGTGTGGGTTATTTTCTGATTCCCATACAGACAGGAGTCAACGCAGTGGGAACCGGCATCTATAACGAATTAAAGGATTACGGCAGCCTAAAAGACGCGCTGCGGGAAAATGAGGAACTGAAGACCCAGATTGTACAGCTCACAGAGGACAATAACCGTCTGCAGGCAGAGCAGTTTGAACTGGACCGCTTAAGGAAGCTCTATGAGCTTGACCAGGATTACATGCAGTATGATAAAATCGGGGCCAGGGTCATTGCCCGTGATTCAGAAAAATGGTTCCAGGTATTCCGCATCAACAAGGGTTCTGCCGACGGAGTGGCCGTGGACATGAACGTGGTTGCCGACGGCGGCCTGGTGGGCATTGTGACGGATGTGGGCGCCAATTACGCCACGGTGCGTTCCATCATTGACGATTCCAGCCGTGTGGGAGCCATGAAGCTGGATTCCTCCTATAACTGTATTGTGGCAGGAGATCTGACCCTCTATGAGGAGGGGCGTCTTAAGCTTACGGATTTTTCAAAGGATGCGGTTCTCAGGGACGGCGATCAGATCGTCACCTCCAACATCAGCACCAAGTTCCTTCCGGGCATCCTGGTTGGATATGCTGCGGATGTCTCCATTGACCCGGACCACCTGACCCAGTCAGGCTATCTGATTCCGGTGGCTGATTTTAATAATCTGCAGGAGGTGCTGATTATTACAGATATCAAAGATACAGGAGAGGCGGCTGCCCAGTGA
- the radC gene encoding RadC family protein has protein sequence MERIRIKDLPHKDRPYEKCLSLGPDSLSDTELLAVILRTGSREGNSLDLADSLLALGSPGDGLLGLLHHSLDDFTRIKGVGKVKGVQLLCIGELSKRIWKRKASEHTLYFGRPEEISDYYMEDMRHLEQEEIRVMFLNTKQAMVRDQIMARGTVNASVMTPREVLIEGLRCRAVSMVLVHNHPSGDPTPSRADILLTKRLKEAGDLVGITLIDHIVIGDRRYLSFREENLM, from the coding sequence ATGGAAAGAATAAGAATTAAGGATCTGCCCCACAAGGACCGCCCCTATGAAAAATGTCTGAGTCTGGGTCCGGACAGCCTGTCCGATACAGAGCTTCTGGCAGTCATCCTGCGCACCGGAAGCAGGGAAGGAAACTCCCTGGACCTGGCAGACAGCCTGCTGGCTCTGGGAAGCCCCGGAGACGGCCTGCTGGGCCTTTTGCACCATTCCCTGGATGATTTTACACGAATCAAGGGAGTTGGTAAGGTAAAGGGGGTCCAGCTGCTTTGTATAGGAGAGCTGTCAAAACGCATCTGGAAGCGGAAGGCCAGCGAGCATACTCTTTACTTTGGCCGTCCGGAGGAAATATCGGACTATTATATGGAAGATATGCGCCATCTGGAGCAGGAGGAAATCCGGGTCATGTTTCTGAATACCAAGCAGGCCATGGTTCGTGATCAGATTATGGCCAGAGGGACAGTAAATGCATCTGTCATGACACCCCGTGAGGTACTCATCGAAGGCCTCAGGTGCCGGGCCGTGTCCATGGTGCTGGTTCACAACCATCCCAGCGGAGACCCCACCCCCAGCAGAGCAGACATACTGCTCACCAAACGCCTGAAAGAAGCGGGAGACCTGGTGGGAATCACACTGATCGATCACATTGTCATCGGAGACAGGCGGTATCTCAGTTTCCGCGAAGAGAATTTAATGTAA
- a CDS encoding DUF4321 domain-containing protein, with the protein MHYKNFWILLIMLLAGIVLGGFMGQLAEGISWLNWLNFGQSFGLDSPLVINFGILVITFGLTIKITMASIIGVAVALIIYRYI; encoded by the coding sequence ATGCATTACAAGAATTTCTGGATACTTTTAATCATGCTGCTGGCAGGCATTGTCCTGGGAGGCTTTATGGGACAGCTGGCAGAAGGGATTTCCTGGCTGAACTGGCTGAATTTCGGACAATCCTTTGGGCTGGATTCGCCTCTGGTAATTAATTTCGGCATCCTGGTCATCACCTTCGGACTGACCATCAAGATTACCATGGCCAGTATCATCGGCGTGGCAGTGGCACTCATCATTTACCGGTATATATAA
- a CDS encoding aminotransferase class I/II-fold pyridoxal phosphate-dependent enzyme, producing MDINGMNQMYESLGISREVREFAAETEKALRERFEAIDAVAEYNQMKVIKGMQDNRVSDIHFAATTGYGYNDLGRDTLEDVYASVFHGESALVRPQLMSGTHALHVALSGNLRPGDELLSPVGKPYDTLEEVIGIRDSVGSLKEYGVVYRQVDLFEDGSFDYEGIAAAINERTKLVTIQRSKGYATRPTLSVKRIGELISFIKNIKPDVICMVDNCYGEFVETLEPTDVGADMIVGSLIKNPGGGLAPIGGYIVGRKDCIERASYRLSAPGLGKEVGASLGLNQQLYQGLFLSPVVVSGALKGAIFAANIYERLGYGVVPDGSESRHDIIQAITFGTPEGVISFCKGIQAAAPVDSYVTPEPWDMPGYDSPVIMAAGAFVQGSSIELSADGPIKPPYAVYFQGGLTWYHAKLGILKSLQQLLDDGVLKILR from the coding sequence ATGGATATAAATGGAATGAACCAGATGTACGAAAGCCTTGGCATCAGCCGGGAAGTCAGGGAGTTTGCGGCTGAGACGGAAAAAGCGCTGAGGGAACGCTTTGAGGCCATTGATGCGGTGGCGGAATACAATCAGATGAAGGTTATCAAGGGAATGCAGGACAACCGTGTCAGCGACATCCACTTTGCAGCTACCACAGGTTACGGTTACAATGACCTGGGACGCGATACGCTGGAGGATGTGTATGCCAGCGTATTCCACGGTGAGAGCGCCCTTGTGCGTCCTCAGCTCATGAGCGGCACACATGCCCTTCATGTGGCCCTGTCAGGCAACCTGCGTCCAGGGGACGAGCTTTTGTCGCCTGTGGGCAAGCCCTATGACACCCTGGAGGAAGTCATAGGAATCAGGGATTCTGTGGGTTCCCTTAAGGAATATGGGGTGGTCTACCGCCAGGTGGACCTGTTTGAGGACGGTTCCTTTGACTATGAGGGCATCGCGGCAGCCATAAATGAAAGGACAAAACTGGTGACCATACAGCGTTCCAAAGGGTACGCCACCCGTCCCACATTGTCTGTGAAGCGGATTGGGGAATTGATTTCCTTCATAAAGAACATAAAACCGGACGTTATCTGCATGGTGGACAACTGCTACGGTGAGTTTGTGGAAACCCTGGAGCCAACCGATGTGGGGGCGGATATGATTGTAGGTTCCCTGATCAAAAATCCCGGCGGCGGACTGGCTCCCATCGGCGGCTATATCGTGGGCAGAAAGGACTGTATTGAACGGGCGTCCTACCGCTTAAGCGCTCCCGGACTGGGCAAGGAGGTAGGCGCCAGCCTGGGGTTAAACCAGCAGCTGTACCAGGGGCTTTTTCTTTCCCCTGTTGTGGTGTCAGGAGCCTTAAAGGGCGCCATATTCGCGGCCAATATTTATGAGCGCCTGGGCTACGGCGTGGTGCCAGACGGCAGTGAATCCCGTCACGACATCATCCAGGCCATCACCTTCGGCACGCCGGAGGGCGTCATATCCTTCTGCAAGGGAATACAGGCAGCCGCGCCTGTGGACAGCTATGTGACACCCGAGCCATGGGATATGCCTGGATACGACAGCCCTGTTATTATGGCAGCAGGCGCTTTTGTCCAGGGATCGTCCATCGAGCTCTCGGCTGACGGCCCCATTAAGCCGCCCTATGCCGTATATTTCCAGGGAGGACTGACCTGGTACCATGCAAAGCTGGGAATACTCAAGTCATTGCAGCAGCTGTTGGATGACGGGGTTTTGAAAATCTTAAGATGA
- the miaA gene encoding tRNA (adenosine(37)-N6)-dimethylallyltransferase MiaA, with product MKQPLIVLTGPTAVGKTALSIRLAKAIGGEIVSADSMQVYRHMDIGSAKVTPGEMDGVPHYLIDVLDPRDSFNVVTFQQMAKEALREIYSHGRIPVIAGGTGFYIQALLYDIDFKENEDSSPVRRELEALAEREGERAPQLLHAMLRQVDPEAAAQIHANNIKRVIRAIEYFRQTGEKISLHNQQEREKESPYNFLYYVLNTDRALLYERIDRRVDLMMEQGLVEEVKALKDMGCRRGHTSMQGLGYKEILDYLEGRCSLDEAVYILKRDTRHFAKRQLTWFKRERDVRFLNLPDFGGDVSNVLERILEDCAKQGIVLQ from the coding sequence ATGAAGCAGCCGCTCATTGTCCTCACAGGACCCACGGCAGTGGGAAAGACCGCCCTTTCCATCCGGCTGGCAAAGGCCATTGGCGGGGAGATCGTCAGCGCGGATTCCATGCAGGTATACAGGCATATGGATATCGGCTCTGCCAAGGTGACTCCCGGGGAAATGGACGGGGTTCCCCATTATCTCATTGACGTGCTGGATCCCCGGGACTCCTTTAATGTGGTCACCTTCCAGCAGATGGCAAAGGAGGCCCTGAGGGAGATTTACAGCCACGGCCGCATTCCTGTCATTGCCGGCGGAACCGGCTTTTATATACAGGCCCTGCTGTACGACATTGATTTTAAAGAAAATGAGGACAGCAGCCCTGTCCGCAGGGAACTGGAAGCCCTGGCTGAGAGGGAGGGAGAGAGGGCTCCCCAGCTCCTTCATGCCATGCTCCGCCAGGTGGACCCGGAGGCAGCCGCCCAAATCCATGCCAACAATATAAAACGTGTCATCCGGGCCATTGAATACTTCCGCCAGACAGGGGAGAAGATTTCCCTCCATAACCAGCAGGAGAGGGAGAAGGAATCCCCCTACAATTTCCTCTATTATGTTCTGAACACGGACCGGGCCCTGCTCTATGAGAGAATTGACCGCAGGGTGGACCTGATGATGGAACAGGGACTGGTGGAGGAAGTAAAGGCATTAAAGGATATGGGCTGCCGGAGAGGCCATACCTCCATGCAGGGGCTGGGATATAAGGAGATTCTGGACTATCTGGAAGGCAGATGCAGCCTGGATGAGGCTGTATATATACTGAAACGCGATACAAGACATTTTGCAAAACGCCAGCTGACCTGGTTCAAACGGGAAAGGGATGTGCGCTTTTTGAATCTGCCTGATTTCGGAGGGGATGTCTCAAACGTCCTGGAACGGATATTAGAGGATTGCGCAAAGCAGGGAATCGTGCTACAATAA
- the mutL gene encoding DNA mismatch repair endonuclease MutL — MANITVLDQSTINKIAAGEVIERPASVVKELLENAVDAHATAVTVEIKDGGCSMIRVTDNGWGIPKEEIPLAFLRHATSKIKTVEDLFTISSLGFRGEALASIAAVAQVELITKTGDSLTGSRYQIEGGVEKGLEEIGAPDGTTIIARNLFYNTPARKKFLKTPMTEGAHVAALVEKIALSHPDISIRFIQNNQNKLYTSGNHNLKDLIYTVFGREIAGNLLPVEINEDWITVTGFTGKPVIARSNRNYENYFINGRYIKSSIISKAIEEAYKPYMMQHKYPFTMLHFHIEPDTLDVNVHPTKMELRFADGEKVYHAVLRAVSNALAHKELIPQVSLEAKQEKEARQLAEKLAPRPEPFEVRRRENLSQKTSGSPVQVQNGGPSSGAGSVYTQSAPPRPSFVNELMPDWLKERRKEQEKRSVSPAAVNPHQTENTVSAGKDIGAGGPASGQTDSGQTDSGQTDSGQTDSGQTVSGQTGSGQTAPGQTASGQTGPGQTISSQTAHGQTAHGQTAPGQSDSGQTVPSHPEPGMTGNSDTTGTASAHTGAGTAGCTAGPEQLDLFDGKLLDPKARLKHKLIGQLFDTYWMVEYNEQLFIIDQHAAHEKVLYENTIKSLKTRQYDMQMVDPPIILTLNMNEELLLEKYMDYFTGIGFEIEPFGGREYAVRGVPANLFSIAKKELLTEMIDGLSEDMSVHNPDIIYEKVASMSCKAAVKGHHTMSFQEANVLIDQLLDLENPYACPHGRPTIISMSKYELEKKFKRIV; from the coding sequence ATGGCCAACATAACTGTTTTAGACCAAAGCACCATCAACAAAATTGCAGCCGGCGAGGTCATTGAGCGGCCTGCTTCCGTAGTGAAGGAGCTGCTGGAAAATGCCGTTGACGCCCATGCCACCGCCGTAACCGTGGAAATCAAGGACGGCGGCTGTTCCATGATTCGCGTCACCGACAACGGATGGGGCATCCCAAAGGAGGAAATACCCCTGGCATTCCTGCGCCACGCCACAAGTAAAATCAAGACAGTGGAGGATTTATTCACCATTTCCTCCCTGGGTTTCCGCGGCGAGGCCCTGGCCAGCATAGCGGCCGTGGCCCAGGTGGAGCTGATTACAAAGACGGGGGACAGCCTTACCGGTTCCCGGTACCAGATTGAAGGCGGGGTTGAGAAGGGGCTGGAGGAAATAGGCGCCCCTGATGGTACCACCATCATTGCCCGAAACCTGTTTTACAACACGCCTGCGAGGAAGAAATTCCTTAAGACACCCATGACAGAGGGCGCCCATGTGGCGGCCCTGGTGGAGAAGATTGCCCTTTCCCACCCGGATATTTCCATCCGCTTCATACAGAACAATCAAAATAAGCTCTACACCTCAGGAAACCACAACCTGAAGGACCTGATATATACTGTATTCGGACGGGAGATTGCGGGAAACCTTCTCCCGGTGGAAATCAATGAGGACTGGATTACAGTCACCGGATTTACAGGCAAGCCGGTCATAGCCAGATCCAACCGGAATTATGAAAATTATTTCATCAATGGCCGTTACATCAAGAGTTCCATTATATCCAAGGCCATTGAGGAGGCATATAAACCCTATATGATGCAGCACAAGTATCCCTTTACCATGCTGCATTTCCATATTGAGCCGGACACCCTGGACGTAAATGTGCATCCCACCAAGATGGAACTGCGCTTTGCCGACGGGGAAAAGGTGTACCATGCAGTGTTAAGGGCTGTCAGCAATGCCCTGGCCCACAAGGAGCTGATCCCCCAGGTCAGCCTGGAAGCAAAACAGGAAAAGGAGGCCAGGCAGCTGGCAGAGAAACTGGCTCCCCGCCCGGAGCCGTTCGAGGTGCGCAGGCGGGAGAACCTAAGCCAGAAAACCTCCGGCAGCCCCGTCCAGGTACAGAACGGCGGCCCGTCCTCCGGCGCCGGTTCAGTTTACACCCAGTCAGCCCCGCCCAGGCCATCCTTTGTCAATGAGCTGATGCCTGACTGGCTGAAGGAGAGAAGAAAGGAACAGGAAAAACGTTCAGTCTCCCCGGCCGCAGTTAATCCCCATCAAACGGAAAACACGGTTTCTGCCGGGAAGGATATTGGGGCCGGCGGGCCAGCTTCCGGACAGACAGACTCCGGCCAGACAGACTCCGGCCAGACAGACTCCGGCCAGACAGACTCCGGACAGACAGTTTCCGGACAGACAGGCTCCGGCCAGACGGCACCTGGTCAGACAGCTTCCGGTCAGACAGGCCCCGGCCAAACAATTTCCAGCCAGACAGCCCACGGCCAGACAGCCCACGGCCAGACAGCGCCCGGTCAGTCAGACTCCGGCCAGACAGTCCCCAGTCATCCGGAACCCGGTATGACCGGGAATTCAGACACAACCGGTACCGCTTCTGCCCATACAGGAGCCGGTACAGCCGGCTGCACCGCCGGGCCGGAACAGCTGGACCTGTTTGACGGCAAGCTTTTGGACCCCAAGGCCAGGCTGAAGCACAAGCTTATCGGCCAGCTGTTTGACACCTACTGGATGGTGGAGTACAATGAACAGCTGTTCATCATTGACCAGCATGCTGCCCATGAAAAGGTGCTCTATGAGAATACCATCAAGTCCTTAAAGACAAGGCAGTACGACATGCAGATGGTGGACCCGCCCATTATCCTTACACTGAACATGAACGAAGAACTTCTCCTGGAGAAGTATATGGATTATTTCACGGGAATCGGTTTTGAGATAGAACCCTTTGGCGGCAGGGAATACGCGGTGCGCGGCGTGCCTGCCAACCTGTTTTCCATTGCCAAGAAGGAACTGCTGACAGAGATGATCGACGGGCTCTCGGAGGATATGTCTGTACATAACCCGGACATCATCTATGAAAAGGTGGCCTCCATGTCCTGCAAGGCAGCTGTCAAAGGACATCATACCATGTCCTTCCAGGAGGCCAATGTGCTCATTGACCAGCTTCTGGACCTGGAAAATCCCTATGCCTGCCCTCACGGCAGGCCTACCATCATCTCCATGAGCAAGTATGAGCTGGAGAAAAAATTCAAACGCATTGTCTGA
- a CDS encoding YcxB family protein, which translates to MASLIQTVPTGCRAVHAYSQISHICETQQCLVLYTMDHGGYLLDKRQMGAVCINGLRTFLSERSGKSVK; encoded by the coding sequence GTGGCCTCTTTAATTCAGACTGTTCCAACCGGATGCAGGGCAGTACACGCATACAGCCAGATATCCCACATATGCGAGACACAGCAGTGCCTGGTGTTATATACCATGGACCATGGCGGCTATCTTCTGGATAAGAGACAGATGGGCGCTGTCTGCATAAACGGCCTGCGCACGTTCCTTTCCGAACGTTCCGGCAAGTCGGTAAAGTAG
- the rimM gene encoding ribosome maturation factor RimM (Essential for efficient processing of 16S rRNA), which produces MENMLRVGVITSAHGIKGEVKVFPTTDDAKRFKELKEVILDTGKEHIPMEIEHVKFFKNMVILKFRGYDNINEIEKYKSRDLLITRDQAVDLEPDEYFITDLIGLTVVSDQGAELGTLKDVLETGANDVYVVAMKDGKELMLPAIGDCILNVDLEQGRMEVHVLEGLMDL; this is translated from the coding sequence ATGGAAAACATGCTGAGAGTGGGAGTCATAACCTCCGCCCACGGAATCAAAGGGGAAGTAAAGGTATTCCCCACCACAGATGACGCCAAGCGTTTCAAAGAGCTGAAGGAAGTCATCCTTGACACAGGAAAAGAGCATATTCCCATGGAAATCGAACATGTGAAATTCTTCAAGAACATGGTCATCCTCAAATTCAGGGGATATGACAATATAAATGAAATAGAAAAATATAAATCCAGGGACCTGCTGATAACCAGGGATCAGGCCGTGGACCTGGAGCCCGATGAATACTTTATCACGGACCTGATTGGACTTACTGTGGTATCGGACCAGGGCGCGGAGCTGGGAACCCTTAAGGATGTGCTGGAAACAGGGGCCAATGATGTATATGTGGTTGCCATGAAGGACGGAAAGGAACTGATGCTTCCCGCTATCGGTGACTGTATTCTGAATGTGGACCTGGAGCAGGGACGCATGGAGGTCCATGTTCTGGAGGGACTTATGGATTTGTAG
- a CDS encoding KH domain-containing protein, which yields MKELVEVIAKALVDNPEEVVVTESMKGEDTLIELKVSPADMGKVIGKQGRIAKAIRSVVKAAASKEDKKVIVEIQ from the coding sequence ATGAAGGAATTAGTCGAAGTGATTGCGAAAGCACTGGTCGATAACCCAGAAGAAGTTGTTGTTACCGAATCAATGAAGGGCGAGGACACCCTGATTGAGCTTAAGGTGTCTCCTGCCGACATGGGCAAGGTCATCGGCAAGCAGGGCAGGATTGCAAAGGCAATCCGTTCCGTTGTCAAGGCCGCTGCATCCAAGGAAGACAAGAAAGTAATCGTTGAGATTCAGTAA
- the rpsP gene encoding 30S ribosomal protein S16, with amino-acid sequence MAVKMRLRRMGQKKAPFYRIVVADSRSPRDGKFIAEIGTYDPTREPSVIKFDEEAAKKWLATGAQPTETVGKLLKIAGIQ; translated from the coding sequence ATGGCAGTAAAGATGAGATTAAGAAGAATGGGACAGAAGAAGGCTCCTTTCTATAGAATCGTAGTTGCTGATTCCAGATCCCCAAGGGATGGCAAATTCATCGCGGAAATCGGCACTTATGACCCAACCAGGGAACCAAGTGTCATCAAATTTGACGAGGAAGCAGCTAAGAAGTGGTTAGCAACAGGTGCACAGCCAACTGAGACCGTAGGAAAGCTCTTAAAAATCGCCGGCATTCAGTAG
- the ffh gene encoding signal recognition particle protein, translated as MAFESLSDKLQNVFKNLRGKGRLSEADVKAALKEVKMALLEADVSFRVVKQFIGSVQERAVGEDVFGSLTPGQTVIKIVTEELVKLMGSETTEISLKPSNEISIIMMAGLQGAGKTTTTAKIAAKMKAKGRKPLLAACDIYRPAAIEQLQINGDRVGIPVFSMGNKNKPVDIAKAALEHASKNGLNVVILDTAGRLHIDETMMDELVEIKDNLDVCQTILVVDAMTGQDAVNVAGTFNDKIGIDGVILTKLDGDTRGGAALSIRAVTGKPILYVGMGEKLSDLEQFYPDRMASRILGMGDIQSLIEKAAAEVDEEQAKELSQKLRKAEFDYNDFLTQMQQIKKMGGMGSILSMMPGMGNQLSGVDMDEGEKSMHRVESIILSMTKEERANPNLINPSRKQRIAKGAGVEVSEVNRLVKQFDQMKKMMKQMPGLMGGGKRKGGFGGLGGLLGGKMKMPF; from the coding sequence ATGGCTTTTGAAAGCTTATCCGATAAATTACAAAATGTATTCAAGAACCTTCGCGGTAAAGGCCGTCTTTCAGAAGCCGATGTAAAAGCCGCGTTAAAGGAAGTCAAGATGGCGCTTCTGGAAGCAGATGTAAGCTTCCGTGTGGTTAAACAGTTTATCGGGTCCGTTCAGGAACGGGCGGTGGGCGAGGATGTATTCGGAAGCCTGACACCGGGACAGACTGTCATCAAAATCGTGACCGAGGAGCTGGTAAAGCTCATGGGTTCCGAGACAACAGAGATTTCCTTAAAGCCCTCCAACGAAATCAGCATTATCATGATGGCTGGTCTCCAGGGCGCGGGTAAGACCACGACCACGGCCAAGATTGCAGCAAAGATGAAGGCAAAGGGACGTAAGCCCCTGTTAGCTGCCTGCGACATCTACCGGCCGGCTGCCATAGAGCAGCTGCAGATTAACGGCGACCGGGTAGGTATTCCGGTGTTCTCCATGGGCAACAAAAACAAGCCTGTGGACATTGCCAAGGCGGCACTGGAACACGCATCCAAGAACGGACTTAACGTGGTTATCCTGGATACAGCGGGACGTCTCCACATTGATGAGACCATGATGGATGAGCTGGTAGAGATAAAGGACAATCTGGATGTCTGCCAGACCATATTGGTGGTGGACGCCATGACCGGCCAGGATGCAGTGAATGTGGCAGGTACATTTAACGATAAGATAGGTATTGACGGTGTCATCCTCACAAAGCTGGATGGCGATACCAGAGGCGGTGCGGCCCTTTCCATCCGCGCAGTCACAGGTAAACCGATTCTATATGTTGGTATGGGCGAGAAGCTGTCTGATCTGGAACAGTTCTACCCGGACAGAATGGCTTCCAGAATCCTGGGAATGGGCGATATCCAGTCCCTGATTGAGAAAGCGGCTGCCGAGGTGGATGAGGAACAGGCCAAGGAGCTGAGCCAGAAGCTGCGCAAGGCGGAATTTGATTACAATGATTTTCTGACCCAGATGCAGCAGATTAAAAAGATGGGCGGTATGGGAAGTATTCTTTCCATGATGCCGGGTATGGGAAACCAGCTGTCCGGTGTGGATATGGATGAAGGTGAAAAATCCATGCACAGAGTAGAGTCCATCATCCTCTCCATGACAAAGGAGGAGAGGGCCAATCCAAACCTCATAAACCCTTCCAGGAAACAGCGCATTGCAAAAGGCGCCGGTGTGGAGGTCAGCGAGGTCAACCGTCTGGTAAAACAGTTTGACCAGATGAAGAAAATGATGAAGCAGATGCCGGGCCTTATGGGCGGCGGCAAGCGAAAAGGCGGATTCGGCGGTCTGGGAGGACTGCTGGGCGGCAAGATGAAGATGCCCTTTTAG
- the ylxM gene encoding YlxM family DNA-binding protein gives MEKIVEQGLLYDFYGELLTEHQRRIYEDVVFGDLSPSEIAGEQGISRQGVHDLIKRCDKILKDYEAKLHLVAKFIKVKEIAGELERLSDECIRTRDMALIDQIRRLSAEITSTL, from the coding sequence ATGGAAAAGATTGTGGAACAGGGTTTGTTATATGATTTTTATGGAGAACTGCTGACAGAACATCAGCGCAGGATATACGAGGACGTGGTGTTCGGTGACCTTTCCCCCAGCGAGATAGCGGGAGAGCAGGGAATCAGCCGTCAGGGTGTCCACGATTTGATAAAAAGATGCGACAAGATACTAAAGGATTATGAGGCCAAGCTTCATCTGGTAGCCAAGTTCATTAAAGTCAAGGAGATAGCCGGCGAGCTGGAGCGTCTCTCTGATGAATGCATACGCACCAGGGATATGGCACTCATTGACCAGATTAGGCGGTTGTCCGCAGAAATCACCAGCACGCTTTGA
- a CDS encoding MerR family transcriptional regulator: MKMKEAEARTGLDRKNIRYYESEELLAPRRTEGNRYRDYSEEDIQRLLEIRFLRQLGIPIRDIRGYFEGRLSVSDLMRMRLDRIDGEMSQLKKLEQICSRLEEQQTLKPSIVESCLEEFSREDGNTTWLEDIRKDWKMFQKELHSQYIYFEPEGEILTPEDFARETALYAARRNLDYETIRLEFTYALVRLEGIAYQASFTFGPCFRLGRIPLVKLVRCTPPPRSVSKGKYMFFVLLPTILMFGSILFCLIDSQVGARFSGIYRILIIGCFIAAILLISVNKNVYYQ; this comes from the coding sequence ATGAAAATGAAAGAAGCCGAGGCCCGTACCGGCCTGGACCGGAAAAATATACGTTATTATGAAAGCGAGGAACTTTTAGCGCCCCGGCGCACAGAAGGAAACCGGTACAGGGATTACAGCGAGGAAGATATACAGCGTCTGCTGGAAATCCGTTTTCTGCGGCAGCTGGGTATTCCAATCCGGGATATCCGCGGATATTTTGAGGGGCGGCTGAGCGTAAGCGATCTGATGCGCATGCGTCTGGACCGGATTGACGGGGAAATGTCACAGTTAAAGAAGCTTGAACAGATATGTTCCAGACTGGAAGAACAGCAGACGCTGAAACCTTCCATCGTGGAAAGCTGTCTGGAGGAATTCAGCCGTGAAGATGGCAATACCACCTGGCTGGAGGATATCAGGAAAGACTGGAAGATGTTTCAGAAGGAACTCCACTCCCAGTACATCTATTTTGAACCTGAGGGGGAAATCCTGACGCCGGAGGACTTTGCGCGGGAGACAGCTCTTTACGCGGCCAGAAGGAATCTGGACTATGAGACGATCCGGCTGGAATTCACCTATGCCCTGGTCCGGCTGGAAGGAATCGCCTATCAGGCTTCCTTTACCTTCGGTCCCTGTTTCCGCCTTGGCAGGATTCCTCTTGTGAAGCTGGTGCGGTGCACACCGCCTCCCCGCAGTGTTTCCAAGGGAAAATACATGTTTTTTGTGCTGCTTCCCACCATCCTGATGTTTGGCAGTATCCTGTTCTGCCTCATTGACAGCCAGGTTGGCGCCCGTTTTTCCGGAATATACCGAATTCTTATTATAGGATGCTTTATCGCTGCCATACTGCTGATATCTGTAAACAAAAATGTTTACTATCAATAA
- a CDS encoding DUF4177 domain-containing protein yields the protein MGKYEYNFVEVPFDGDLKSGNAETIEKCKDIIRKESAQGWRLVQIISPSSEKRVLTSNSNYAIVFEREN from the coding sequence ATGGGAAAATATGAATATAATTTTGTGGAAGTTCCATTTGACGGGGATTTGAAAAGTGGTAATGCTGAAACAATTGAGAAGTGTAAAGATATTATCAGGAAGGAATCTGCCCAGGGATGGCGGCTGGTCCAGATTATAAGCCCATCCAGCGAAAAAAGGGTATTGACAAGCAACAGCAATTATGCCATTGTTTTTGAAAGGGAAAACTGA